The genome window ATTCAGCAGGCGGGCCGCGATCACGACGGGTTCAACTGGGGCTACGACCCGTGGCACTGGACCGTCCCGGAGGGCTCCTACGCCAGCGACCCCGACGGCGTCACGCGCATCCTCGAGTTCCGGCAGATGGTCCGGGCGATCAACAGGACGGGACTACGGGTCGTCGTCGACGTCGTCTACAACCACACCCATGCGGCGGGGCAGGACCCGGCGAGCGTGCTGGACCGCCTGGTGCCGGGGTACCACCACCGTCTCGACGCCGACGGTCGTGTCGAGACCTCGAGCTGCTGTCCGAACACCGCCACCGAGCACGCCATGACGGCCCGGTTGGTGGTGGATTCCGTCCTGACCTGGGCCCGCGCGTACCGAGTCGACGGATTCCGGTTCGACCTGATGGGCCACCACCCGCGCAGCCTGATGGTGCGCATCCGGGCCGCACTGGACGCCCTGACCTCGGATGCCGACGGCGTCGTGGGCCGGGACATCGTGCTCTACGGCGAGGGCTGGGAGTTCGGCGAGGTGGCCGGCGACGCCCGGTTCGTGCAGGCGACCCAGCGCAACCTCGGTGGGACGGGCATCGGCAGCTTCGACGACCGGTTGCGCGACGCGGTGCGGGGCGGCAGTCCCTTCACCGAACTCCGGACCCAGGGATTCGCCACCGGTGCCGGGGTGGACCCCAACGAGACCGACACCGACGGCCCGGCGGTGCGGGCCGACCGGGCACGACGCCTCGCCGACCTGGTCCGGCTCGGCCTCGCCGGCAGCCTGGCCGAGTACCGCTTCGAGACGGCCGACGGCCGCATACGTGCCGGTCGCGACCTCGTCCACGACGACGCCCCGGCCGGGTACACGGCCGCGCCGATGGAACAGGTCGCCTACGTCAGCGCGCACGACAACGAGACCCTGTTCGACGCGGTGCAGGCCAAGCTGCCGCTGTCGACGCCGATGGCGCAGCGCGTCCGGGCCCACAACCTCGCCCTGTCGGTGGTCGCGTTCGCGCAGGGAACGCCGTTCTTCCACGCGGGCAGTGACCTGCTGCGATCCAAGTCCCTCGATCGTGACAGCTACGCGTCGGGGGACTGGTTCAACCGGCTCGACCTCACCGGCCGCACGTCGAACTGGGGCGTCGGACTGCCGCCCGACCACGGCGAGCCCGAGCGCGACGACGTCGTACGCATGCTGCTGCGCGCCCTGCCGGCGCCGACCGCCGGCGACATCGCCCGTTGCCGCGACCACCTGCGCGAGGTGCTGCGGGTGCGGCGGTCGTCGCCGCGGTTCGGGCTGCCGGACGCCGCCGCGGTCCGGGCGCAGCTGCGGTTCCACGCGACCGGCCCCGACGCGCCACCGGGGGTCGTCGCGATGTCGCTCACCGGCGGGCGCTCGTCCGCCGACGAGCTGGTCGTGGTGTTCAACGCGTCGCTGGCGTCCTGGTCGCTGATCGGCGAAGGTGGCGTGGCTGCCGGGGGATGGGAGCTGCATCCGATGCTCCGAAGCTCGACCGACGAGGTGGTGCGCACGGCCACCTACGACGCGCGCAGCCACCGGTTCGCGGTCCCCGCCCGCACCACCGCGGTCTTCGTCCGCCCCGCCCCGCTTGCCGGCAGCGCAACGGACCGCTAATCAGCACGCTTCGACGACGGAGCCCTAGACGTGGACGAGTTCTCCCGCCCCGACAGCATCGGCGTGCTCACCAGTGGCGGTGACTCGCCCGGGATGAACGCCGCCGTGCGGGCCGTGGTCCGCACCGCGCTGGCGGCCGGCGTCGACGTCTACGCCGTCTACGAGGGTTTTCGCGGCATGGTCGACGGTGGAGACGCCATCCGCCGCATGACCTCGCACGACGTCGGGGGGATCCTGCACCGGGGCGGAACCGTGATCGGCACCGCCCGCTCCGACCGCTTCCGCACCCGCGAGGGACGCCGGCAGGCGGCCGCGAACCTGCTCGAGCACGGCATCGACGCCCTGGTGGTCATCGGCGGCGACGGCAGCCTCACCGGCGCCAACCTGTTCCGCGCGGAATGGCCCGAGCTGCTCGAGGAACTCGTCGCGGCGGGCACGATCGACCCGGCGGTCGCCGCAGCGCACCCGCACCTGCGTCTGACCGGCATGGTCGGCTCGATCGACAACGACATGTTCGGCACCGACATGACCATCGGCGCCGACACGGCGCTGCACCGCATCACCGAGGCGATCGACGCCATCCACTCGACGGCCGCCAGCCACCAGCGCTCCTTCGTCGTCGAGGTGATGGGGCGCAACTGTGGCTACCTCGCCCTGATGTCCGCGCTGGCGACCGGGGCGAACTGGGCGTTCGTGCCCGAGAACCCGCCGCAGACCGACGACTGGGAGGCGTCGCTGCAGGCGATGGTCCAGGCCGGTCGGCGCATCGGCCGCCGCTCGAACCTCGTCGTCGTCGCCGAAGGTGCCCGCGACCGTCAGGGACGCCCGATCACCGCCGATCGTGTCAAGCACATCCTCGAGGAGGGCCTGGGTGAGGACACCCGGGTCACCATCCTCGGGCACGTGCAGCGCGGTGGCGCCGCGTCCGCCTTCGATCGCAACCTGGCGACGCAGTGCGGTTACCACGCCGTCCACGAACTGTTGCGCCTCGGGCCGGACGAGGAACCCAAGCTGATCGGCATCCGTCGCAACCGCATCGCGACCTCGCCCCTGATGGAGGCCGTGGAGCGCACCCATGCGGTGGCCGACCACCTCGACCGCCAGGAGTTCGACGAGGCCATGCTGCTGCGGGGCGGCAGCTTCACCGAGTCCTTCGAGACGCTTCGCACGCTCGTGCGGGCTCAGCCGAGCCCGCCCGTCGGCGGTGGAAGGTCCCTGCGGCTGGCCGTCCTGCACGCGGGTGGGCCGGCGCCCGGGATGAACACCGCGGTGCGGGCGGCGGTGCGCGTCGGCCTCGATCGCGGGCACACGATGCTCGGGGTGCGCCGAGGGTTCAAGGGTCTGCGCGACAACGACCTGCTCGAATTCGACTGGATGAGTGTCAGCGGCTGGGTGTCGCGGGGAGGTGCCGAGCTCGGCACCAGCCGGCTGGTCATCGGCGCCGCCGAGCTCGACGCCATCGCCACGACCATCGAGGAGCAGCGACTGGACGGTCTGCTCATGGTCGGCGGCCTGGCCGGCTACGAGGCCGCCCACGCACTGTTCGCCGCCCGCGACAGCCACCCGGCCCTCGACATCCCGATCGTCTGCCTGCCAGCGACCATCAACAACGACGTGCCGGCGACCGAACTCTCCGTCGGCGCCGACACCGCGCTGAACTCGATCGTCAGCGACGTGGACAAGATCAAGCAGTCCGCGGTCGCGTCGCGACGCTGCTTCGTCGTCGAGGTGATGGGGAAGTCGTCGGGCTACCTCGCGCTGACCAGCGGCATGGCCACCGGCGCCGAACGCATCTACACCCCCGAGGAGGGGATCACCCTCGACGCTCTGCAGGAGCACGTGCGCGACCTGACCGAGAGCTTCCGCAACGGGCAGAGCCTCGGCCTGGTGATCCGCGCCGAGCAGGCCGACGAGGTCTACACCACCCCGTTCCTGTGGGCGCTGTTCGAGAAGGAGGGCGGGGAGCTGTTCGACGTCCGCCAGGCGATCCTCGGCCACGTCCAGACCGGCGGGAACCCTTCGCCGTTCGACCGCATCCAGGCCACGCGCCTGGCGGTGCGCGGCATGGACCACCTCATCGGGGTGGCCGCGGGCGACCACGAGAGTGCCATGGGCGGCCTCGTCGCCGGTCGGGTCGAGTTCACCCCGCTGTCGGAGGTCCCCGCGATGCTGCACGAGCGCGCCGTCTCGCCCACCGCCGTGCCCTGGTTCTCGCTGCGGCCGATCGCGGACGTGATGGCGGGCTGAGGCACGGCACGTCGGTCGCGCATCACCGCGTGCGTTGGCGGTGGGATGCGCCGCCCGGTGTTGTCAGCGCGCGGTCGTGTGGCGGACCGGAGGTAGGCCCCGCCTGGGCATCACCGCCGCGCCGAGGCATCACCGCGTGCGTCCGCGCGGGCGATGAGCGGGGTCAGCGGAAGGCTTCGAAGCCGGCAACGGTGACGACGACGACGGCGAGGGACCAGAACACCAGGCCGGCAGCCATCCACCGCAGCACCCGCCGCGTTCCCGCACCGGTCGCGAGCGCGGCGACGGTGGCCACATGGGTTCCGGTCGTCAGCGGAGCGAGGAACGCGAGGCCGGGCACGCCCCAGCGTTGTGCCAGCTCCCGGGCCCGCCGCGTACGCCGGCTGGGCTGCCGATCGCGGTCGGGGCGCCGCGCGCGCCACGACTCGATGATCCGGTCACCGGCCACACCGACCAGCACGACGGTGCTCAGGTTGCCGGCGAGGGCGAGCAGAGTCGTGGGTCCGGGTGGCATCCCGGCCAGCACGGCCGCCGGGATGACGACGAGCACCTCGAGGACCGGCGTCGCGGCGGCGAGGAACACCAGCGCGTAGGACCACCAACTGCCGGCTTCGAACGACAGCTCCATGACGCACCTCCGGAGGGGTGCGTCGTCTTTGCGGACCGGGTACGGCGCACGTCTCGTCCGGGGCCACTGCTCGGGCAGGAGCCGCCGCGAAGTCTATCGAGCACGGCCGCAGGTCCCCACGGCGACGGCCGTCGCACCAGCGTGCGGGCAGCACCCGGCCAGCACCGGTCAGGCCTCGGCCTCGATGGTGGTGACGGGCACGTCGACGGCACGGGCGATGCGGCTCGGGAGGTCCAGCTTGAGCCAGCGCGACAACCCCGCCGGCAGGGTCGACACGATCACCTCGTCGACCTCGACGTGCTCGAGGGCCTGCCGCACGGCCTCGGCGCCGTCAGGGTCGCCGAGTTCGCCGTCGGCCTCCCCGCCCGCCTCGCGCAGGCGTTCGAGCATCCGGGTGAGGCGGAGCTCACCGCGCCGCTGCGCCTCCGCACGCGCGTCCCCGACGTCCTCCATGGGCACCGCGGGCAGCGCGAAGAAGGGGTCGGGCGGTGACCACACCGCCACCTCGTATCCGAGTTCGGTCATGGGGACCACGACGTGGAAGCGGCGCGTGCCCGCAGCGACCCGCTCGCGGACGGCGGCATCGAGCTTCGCGCCGCCGAGCGTCTGGTTGGCGACGATCAGGCAGGCTCCCATGTCCGTTTCCCTCCTCGCCCCCGTGTTCCGGATGACAGCGTGCCTCCTCGTCGGCTCGGGAGCCAGCATCCGCCGACTCTGTCCGTTCAGACGTGATCGAACGGCCGTGCCGACCGGCCGTGCGGCGGCTGCCGTTCGGTGGTGTCAATCCGTCAGACTGCAGAGGTCGCCGCCGTGTGCGGCGACTTCCCGCTCGACGGAACCCAGCCAGTCGAGCCCGAACGCGCGAGGAGTAGCACCGTGCAGCCCATGCCAGCCCAGGCCCCCAAGGCCCAGAAGATCGTCCCCGTTCCCACCCTGCGCTTCGACGACCCGATCCTGGCGGGCCTTCGCCTGCGCATCGACCAGGAAGTGGCGACGCTCGGGCGACGGGAGGACAACGGCTACGTGCTGCCCGACCCGCGGATCTCACGTGTGCACGCCGAGATCCGCAAGGACGGCAACGTCCTGATCGTGACCGACCTCGGCTCGAGCTCGGGCACGAAGGTCAACAACGAGGCCATCACCGGGCCCACCGTGGTGCGCCACGGCGACCGGCTCAGCTTCGGCCCCCTCACGGCCACGCTCGAGGACCCGGCCGCGGCGATGCAGCCCGAGGACGCCACCATGGTGTTCGAGATGCCGAAGGTCGAGACCGGGCCGCACCTGTCCCCACGTCAGCAGCAGGTGCTCGAGGGCATGGCCGAGGGCATGACCAACTCCGAGATCGGCGAACAGCTCGGCGTCACCGAGCGGACGGTCAAGGCGTATGCGCAGGAGCTCTACGACAAGCTCGGCGTGCGCAACCGTGCCGGCGCGGTGTCGCAGGGCATGAAGCTCGGCCTGCTCTGAACCGGCAGAGGGCACGCCGTCGCCCCCGGGGCGTGCAACCACGCCCTGTCGATCGAACGGGACCGAACGGACAACGGGGCGTGTCGTCCGGACGGTGCGCAGATGCAATCGCATGTACCAGGATGCGACGCGAAGCCAACACGTGCATCAACTCACCAAGTGGAGGTAAGAGACCTTGATCACCCTCGGAGTGTTGCTCCTCATCCTCGGGTTCCTGTTCGACATCGGAATCCTGTGGACCCTCGGGATCATCCTGCTCGTCATCGGTGTCATCCTGTTCATCCTGGGCTCCATCGGCCGTGCCGTCGGTGGCCGGGCGCACTACTGGTAGGCCCGCCGAGCGAGGCGACACGGGGGTGACCTCGCCGGGCGGCCGTCACCGCGGCCACCAACCGACCTCCCAGACGAACGAGCCGGGCCCAGCGCCCGGCTCGTTCGCGTCACGCCGGTGACGCCGCGGTCACATGCGCAGGAGGGCCGTCGTCGCCATCGCCGCGAGCACCACCACCAGGAACGGCGCCCGCACCAGCACCGCGACGACGGCGACGGTCACACCGGCCAGGCGCGCGTCGAGCACCAGCGCGGTGCCCGAGGCGAAGGTCTGGACGGCGACGAGGGCGGCGAGCAACGCCACGGGCAGCATGCCCGCGATCTGGCGCACCGCCGGACGCTCGAGCACCCGGTCGGGAACGGACAGCCCGGCCACCTTGATGGCGTAGCACCCGAGCGAACCGGCCAGGACCGCGACCCACAGCATCGTCGAGGACATCATGACGCCGTCCGGTCGGTGCCGGCCGGCGCGCGGCCACCATGCGTTCGCGCCAGTACGACCACCGTGGCAACGGCCGCCGCGACGAGCACCGGGACGCCGGCGGGCACCAGCGGCACGACGACGGTCGCGACCGCGGCTGCCACGAGCGCGACGACCCAGGCGGCGGCGTCGCGAAGACGCGGGGCGAGCAGGGCGACGAAGGCGGCCGGACCCGCGACGTCGAGCCCGAACGCGTTGGGATCCTCGAGCAGGTCGGCGCCGACCGCGCCGACCAGGGAGCCGAGATTCCACAACACGAACACGGCCACGCCCGTGGCCCAGAAGCCCAGACGGGCCTGCGCCGGTTCGTCCTGCGCCACGGCCATCGCGGCGCTCTCGTCGATCACGAGCTGCGAGGCGAGACCATGCCGGAAGCCGCGGGTACGCAACACCCGGCTCAGCTGCAGGCCGTAGAGGGCATTGCGGCTTCCGAGCAGTACCGCCGTCGCCACGGACGCCAACGCCCCGCCGCCGGCACCGACGACGCCGGCGAGGGCGAACTGCGAGGCGC of Egicoccus sp. AB-alg6-2 contains these proteins:
- a CDS encoding 6-phosphofructokinase yields the protein MDEFSRPDSIGVLTSGGDSPGMNAAVRAVVRTALAAGVDVYAVYEGFRGMVDGGDAIRRMTSHDVGGILHRGGTVIGTARSDRFRTREGRRQAAANLLEHGIDALVVIGGDGSLTGANLFRAEWPELLEELVAAGTIDPAVAAAHPHLRLTGMVGSIDNDMFGTDMTIGADTALHRITEAIDAIHSTAASHQRSFVVEVMGRNCGYLALMSALATGANWAFVPENPPQTDDWEASLQAMVQAGRRIGRRSNLVVVAEGARDRQGRPITADRVKHILEEGLGEDTRVTILGHVQRGGAASAFDRNLATQCGYHAVHELLRLGPDEEPKLIGIRRNRIATSPLMEAVERTHAVADHLDRQEFDEAMLLRGGSFTESFETLRTLVRAQPSPPVGGGRSLRLAVLHAGGPAPGMNTAVRAAVRVGLDRGHTMLGVRRGFKGLRDNDLLEFDWMSVSGWVSRGGAELGTSRLVIGAAELDAIATTIEEQRLDGLLMVGGLAGYEAAHALFAARDSHPALDIPIVCLPATINNDVPATELSVGADTALNSIVSDVDKIKQSAVASRRCFVVEVMGKSSGYLALTSGMATGAERIYTPEEGITLDALQEHVRDLTESFRNGQSLGLVIRAEQADEVYTTPFLWALFEKEGGELFDVRQAILGHVQTGGNPSPFDRIQATRLAVRGMDHLIGVAAGDHESAMGGLVAGRVEFTPLSEVPAMLHERAVSPTAVPWFSLRPIADVMAG
- a CDS encoding AzlD domain-containing protein — protein: MMSSTMLWVAVLAGSLGCYAIKVAGLSVPDRVLERPAVRQIAGMLPVALLAALVAVQTFASGTALVLDARLAGVTVAVVAVLVRAPFLVVVLAAMATTALLRM
- a CDS encoding AzlC family ABC transporter permease, producing the protein MSEVVVQPSARRAIVRDAIGIGVATGAFGLSYGAIAVAPGLSVLQTCVLSLLMFTGASQFALAGVVGAGGGALASVATAVLLGSRNALYGLQLSRVLRTRGFRHGLASQLVIDESAAMAVAQDEPAQARLGFWATGVAVFVLWNLGSLVGAVGADLLEDPNAFGLDVAGPAAFVALLAPRLRDAAAWVVALVAAAVATVVVPLVPAGVPVLVAAAVATVVVLARTHGGRAPAGTDRTAS
- a CDS encoding small multi-drug export protein translates to MELSFEAGSWWSYALVFLAAATPVLEVLVVIPAAVLAGMPPGPTTLLALAGNLSTVVLVGVAGDRIIESWRARRPDRDRQPSRRTRRARELAQRWGVPGLAFLAPLTTGTHVATVAALATGAGTRRVLRWMAAGLVFWSLAVVVVTVAGFEAFR
- the pulA gene encoding pullulanase-type alpha-1,6-glucosidase — translated: MTAADRTDVRARRAHFVTASLVAWPWSAATGLRHRLHHAASGGLRVEGGTVHGATSPPIELSVVAGGMPGTITRRDGWRHLAGFTALAVPDTPHLDAWLQGQLVVAAVDGDDRVVAATGLQFAGVIDERFATQRPLGVVWRGGVPDVHVWAPTARRVRLLRYDPADRDQPREIVAMTNDRGVWSVSGAPSWDRDLYRYEVEVYAPDTDRIETNLVTDPWSLSLAADSTHSQIVRLEDADLLPHAWDPPAKPTTTRQRGMVVYELHVRDFSIGDVSVPPRHRGRYGAFSCDDTTGVQHLRGLADAGVTHLHLLPTFDFATVPDREADRVSPSIEPPDDPASERPRTIQQAGRDHDGFNWGYDPWHWTVPEGSYASDPDGVTRILEFRQMVRAINRTGLRVVVDVVYNHTHAAGQDPASVLDRLVPGYHHRLDADGRVETSSCCPNTATEHAMTARLVVDSVLTWARAYRVDGFRFDLMGHHPRSLMVRIRAALDALTSDADGVVGRDIVLYGEGWEFGEVAGDARFVQATQRNLGGTGIGSFDDRLRDAVRGGSPFTELRTQGFATGAGVDPNETDTDGPAVRADRARRLADLVRLGLAGSLAEYRFETADGRIRAGRDLVHDDAPAGYTAAPMEQVAYVSAHDNETLFDAVQAKLPLSTPMAQRVRAHNLALSVVAFAQGTPFFHAGSDLLRSKSLDRDSYASGDWFNRLDLTGRTSNWGVGLPPDHGEPERDDVVRMLLRALPAPTAGDIARCRDHLREVLRVRRSSPRFGLPDAAAVRAQLRFHATGPDAPPGVVAMSLTGGRSSADELVVVFNASLASWSLIGEGGVAAGGWELHPMLRSSTDEVVRTATYDARSHRFAVPARTTAVFVRPAPLAGSATDR
- a CDS encoding DUF6131 family protein → MITLGVLLLILGFLFDIGILWTLGIILLVIGVILFILGSIGRAVGGRAHYW
- a CDS encoding FHA domain-containing protein, with amino-acid sequence MPAQAPKAQKIVPVPTLRFDDPILAGLRLRIDQEVATLGRREDNGYVLPDPRISRVHAEIRKDGNVLIVTDLGSSSGTKVNNEAITGPTVVRHGDRLSFGPLTATLEDPAAAMQPEDATMVFEMPKVETGPHLSPRQQQVLEGMAEGMTNSEIGEQLGVTERTVKAYAQELYDKLGVRNRAGAVSQGMKLGLL